CGATGGTCGGCACGCCCATCGACGTGCCACTGCCGAGCACGGTGAGAAGGGCTTTCATTTGATGCGCGTCGGTCCAGGACCGCTGGGGACCGTGGGGCCGCCCGCGCCGGGAGCTTGGGTGGAGGCGCGGTTGATGGCGTTCATCACCTCCAGCCAAGCCATGCGCAGCTCGTAGAGCGCCTGCTGCAGCATGTTCTTCTCGCTGTCGGTGAGATTGCCCTTGGTCTTCTCCTGGAGGAGCGCGATGGTGTCGATGGACTGGCGCGCGCCCATGATGTCGACGCGCGGCTGCTCGCCCTCGGGCGCGGCCATGCCGAGCTGCAGGAGCGCGGTCATGTAGAGCGAGGCGACGAAGCGCTCGAAGGTCATCTCGAACTGCTTCATGTCGCGGCCGCCCATGCGCTCCTTGAGCTGGTCGTTGAGCTGGCGGTTCGACTCCTCGTAGGCGGACTTCTGCGCGGCGGCCTCTTCGTCGGTGGGCGGAGGCGGCATCTGGGGCTCGCCGGGCTCCCCGGCGGCGGCGGCGTCTGGCGCGGGCGGCGCGGTCTGCTGCTCCGCGGCCTTCGGTTCGACAGGCGGCGGCGCCGGCGGTTCTTCTTTTTCCATCGGGGCGTCGGGGCGAAGCTCGCCCTCGGCGGTGAACTTGCGGCGATCGCTGACTACGAAATCCGATTTATCTTTTTCGGCCATCGTTTATCCGTTTTTGACTTGTTGACTGGTTCACTGGTTCATTGAAAACCCAACGCGCCCTCAATGCACCAGTGAGCCAGTGAACCAGTGAACCAGTGAACCAGTGACTCAATCCTTGAACGGCAGAGTGCTTACCTTGGCTCTTGCTCCTTCGATCTCGACTTCCGTGCCGGGCTTGGCGGCTTCGCGGCGGAGGTATCCGAGCGCAAGGGTGCGGCGGCCGTTGGGCAACTGCGC
The sequence above is drawn from the Terriglobales bacterium genome and encodes:
- a CDS encoding DUF1844 domain-containing protein; translation: MAEKDKSDFVVSDRRKFTAEGELRPDAPMEKEEPPAPPPVEPKAAEQQTAPPAPDAAAAGEPGEPQMPPPPTDEEAAAQKSAYEESNRQLNDQLKERMGGRDMKQFEMTFERFVASLYMTALLQLGMAAPEGEQPRVDIMGARQSIDTIALLQEKTKGNLTDSEKNMLQQALYELRMAWLEVMNAINRASTQAPGAGGPTVPSGPGPTRIK